TGTGAAAAGTCCTTTGTGGAATTCATACAGGGCAAATGGGGTGTGAGGGTCTTTTGGGGGACGGTACCTGGCATTATGGCCCTATCCCGTTCACTTCATTTTGCCTTGCTGCTCATTGTATCCTGTCATAAAATGAGACTACAGCCTTCCTGGGATAACGCTTGTATCTGCTTGTCATGGTGGAAGAGGCTCTAGCACACTTTTAAGAGCCTCAGCACCATCATACTTTATTCAAAATGAGATCTTCTGCAGTTGGCCCGGAATTGCAGATCCAGTTAATAGCATTATATCCTCACTTCAAAGATTGCAATTGATGAGATCTTTacttaaaataacttatttaacGGGGCACGTAGTCTCACACTGCTCGGAAACAAGGAGGTTAACTgacttgctgttttcttttctctgtctttctaaTTAAGGTTCAAAGTACTGATCCCAAACCAGACCTTTGCCTTTAAAACTCCTTGGGGGTTTATCCTCAACTCTTTATAAGTATCTGATTCCCTCCAAGAAAGATTGGTATGGTTCAAACCAGGATTACAGAaagtaacaacaataaaaatactcCCTTATGTCTTTTCACAAGCTTTCTTGCCTGCCAGCTGGAAAGATACATAGTCGAAGTGTTGGTGACCTCTAAACTTTATAATGACACtggtttcattaatttctttctgtctaTGGTTTCTCTGCTCTGTGATAACGTGTGTCATCTACCTGTGTTTGACTTACAGATTCCgctttttttaaactctaatGATCCTTAAAATCTACATCTTGTTCCCTTGAATTcaataaaaaaatccccaccaaCTTCAATTGGAATTGCTCCAGCCCTTCCATGCCTGAAGGAGGGCCCTTCAAAGCTCTCGACTGGACTGACTAACGTACGTTGATTCTCTCTTGTCATATCAAGGTTGGAAAACAAAATGGTGAGTCTAGGGAAAGAATAGTTTTCTCACCCGGCACACAGTGTATTGGGCcctttaaggaaagaaaatactaaagCCAACAGACTTTCCTTCAAGCTTATCGTCAGTTCACTGCCTAAGTAGAGATTCCTTATGGGATGACAAGCTAAGATGGAATATGCTTTTCCCATATGttctctgctgctggagcagcctggCGATGAACGCAGTGCCTACTGACAAGTTGGCGTCAGGTTGTCGGCCCTCATTGGTAACGGTGAATGGTTACCAACTAAAATCTCAGATGCTGCACACGCTCCTTGTCAACCTGGCTGCTTTAGAACTGCACTGCTCTTCAGGCTGGTGAGAATTTGGGTTAGTGCAAAACCAAGTAGGTACTCTGCAAATGCGCTGAAACATTTTGCTTCAATGTAAGTATTTTTGGCATGTTCCAGGACAAAATGATAACTATAAACCATGGGACTAGACACTGAGGCTTTTCCAATAGGAATGAGCAAGGTAGCAGCAGGTTACCGCATGGCTAAGTCATTTCCCTTAGGAAGttccaaaatagatttttttctataTGTAAGACGTGTTCTGTTTTGCAAAGGTGCAAGGAATACAGATGGGACAAAGGGCTGGAGATCTGGAGATCCTAATTTACACATAGGAATTGCCTTACTGCAATGCATTGTCTTTCATGACAGAAGCTATGACAAAGCGAGAACTCGAGCGTAGCACCAAGTCCCAGGCCGGTGCCCTAACTGTGAAACAAACTTTCCACTTGATTTTCAATTGTAACGTAACCTCCCGAGCACGGTAGATGGTCCAGAGGACAAATTACTGTAAGGGAGTAGCAGTCCATTCTTCATTCTTAGCGTTTCACAACCTTCAGGATTGATGCTTTTGCACTTCATTAAGCCGTTCATCAGACAAGCGGTGCTTTACAATGATGAGCATCTCTACTGTGTGGGTAAGAGGAGAACCCAAGACAAAATTTTAGTGGTTTCCCCAAAGTCGCACAGTACAACTGACAAAGTACTCCGGTCTCCGCGGCGTTAGCCTCATGGTCTAACTGCTAGAACAATGATCTCCCTCAAATAATTGATCTTTATTCTGAAATGAGTCACATTTAATTTAACAGATGGAAAATTGACCATTAATAGAAGTGACCTAGTTCTGTAAGTTATTCCTGTGCTGAGATGGACAAACTGCCTAGAAGGTTTTTCAAAAGTAAGGCACTGAATTCAAATTAATTGTAATGCAAATCAGGGTGCTAGTTGTGTTACTTAACTTTATATGTCATCATCTGAGTAGGGAGCTCCATTTTTCCACAATAGAAAGAAAGGAGCCGAAGGTGGCTCGCTCAGGGGTGGGTGTCTGCATTGTAAACCGCCACAGTTTAGTGAGAACACTCCTCGTATGTGGGCAGGTTAGACGCTCTTGGAGTTTTTACCTTAAATATTTGTACTGGGATGACTGCGCTGGTGATTGCAAACGTAAGATGCCCAGATTTGCTCCTGAGGTAAGTGCTTGCATTCTGCTTCAGTGTCTTAGAAAATCACTTAATTGACAACACGGtccagggctgggcaggaaaTACCATGAAATTAGAGTTATAATTTGACCATAAATCAACTTCATGAAACTTAAGAAAAAACTCGTCCCCTATATTGTATGTTATACTTCCTTTCCTAGTTCTCTGGTCAAGGGCAGCCCTGCGTTTTAAATTTTCTGTATATACCATAAAACCATCTAAAATTTAGAGTCTCTACTAGGGAAGTTTTGATTTGCTTCTCACTGAGTccgaaaaatgaaaaagagatttgAGCCTATCTGTATTTGATAGACAAACACCtggactttgatttttaaaaatgaactacaTAAACAGGTAATAAATCAGGCTATTAAAGCATTATACTTAAACATTAACAATATACAGATCTTTTGGTTTTACAGAGATTTTGTCTGTATTGTAGAGTGGCATATTTTTCATATTACATACACTTTAAAAGCATTTACAAGTGGATGCGGACCTGTTCTGCTCCTAAATTTTTCACAGAGGAAGCTCACGTTACATTACGTTATTAATGTGCATCTCATTGTTCGTTCACAAATCTGCAATTAGCAGGTGGGAATgtatattttgctatttattttaaacacCAAATAACTGAGCGAGTGAAAGCAAAAACTCTGAGGTGGAAGATgattattaaaatacagtttcattttcctatcaggctattttttaaagctgaaaaaatgcTGATAATTTACATTTACCATAACGAGTCCCCTTCCAGCACGTTAACGTTTTCTCCACCCGCTGCCGCACTCCTCCGACCCCTCTTTTGTTTTCCACTACCGTCCCTTTCGCATTTCCCTCTGCCGTCTCCTCGCCCTCCCCACAAGCACCCTTGCGTAACACTCTCCtgcctcttctcctcttcccaaatattttccttcagctttcacaTGCTCCCCTCTCAGTTGCTCGTGTTTTCTCCTGCTCCCCAcactcctcttcccttttcccatttTCCTGTGCCGTGGGCTGTCGGAGGTGACTGTTTCCCAGAGGATGTTTCCACCTCTTTGTATCTGGGACAGAAGACTGAGTGCAGTCTCATTCCCTGTGGAGCATCTGTGAGTGACAACCCAGGACAAGAAAATGTCACCCTGGATGCCAACTTAATTTAGGAATTTTTCACAACTTTTTACAAATAAACCTAGTTTAATCTAGTGGAATATTTATGAGAGTTGGCGACACTGACAGTGGCAGGAGTTCGGGGGAAGGCAAGCTCCTTAAAGTTTCCTAACCCCTGACTTAGTAATTAATTTGTGCCTTAGCGTATGTTACAGCTCATGGCTCgttttgtttgtgcttttgtAATCCACACTCCAAGTAACAGAAATTCCCATAGCCACAGAAGTGTTTAAGCCCATCTTTTAATCCTCTTCTTGGCTTTAGCTGTAGTTTATAACGAAACTAATTCTTAGGGTTTGAGTGTGGTAGAAGTTTTCAAGAACTCAAAGTCCATTCGCTATTGTTTTAGATTGTTGTTTAAAATCTGTGCCAAATCTGCCTGTGATTTAACTCTCCTTGTCTTCACCGAACCGAACGCAAAGGTAGATGTGGTCAGCTGAGCAAGCAGGGGAAGCCAGAACTGCTGCAGCTATCAAGCCATATTTTGTACAACATTTCAAACCCTAAAGAGCTGTGTTTATGTCCTTCAAAATCACGAACAGTAAGTCAGAGAGAGATTTGAACTGTAGGAGCTCATCATTTCCACCTCAGAATCTCCTCTGTTAAAACTGGCTAGCAGGATGATGTTACGGGTGTACGGATGCTTTAACCCCAATCAGCAAACTCTGTTCTCAGTTGCCATTGTGTCAGTGCTCCAGCCAGCGCAGAACTCAGTATCTCAGGAGCTCCCGCGGAAGCCGTGAGAGCCAGGACTGCATCTGCAGGATTACTTGCTGCCGGGCGGGTTATCCTGGGGATCTCTTTCGGCATGCTATACAGAGTGCTCCTCCAGAAAACAAAGCCTCCGACAGCTTTCCTGGTAGAAGAGCTGTTATACCTCAGCAAGCAACAGCGTAAGTTCCTTTTGCTAAGAGGTTCCTTCGCTTCCCGTCGTGCTATTTGTGATACGCGGAAGGCATCCTTCGCTGACTGCCACATTCCCACCTACCCTCTTCAGACTGAGGCTGCTCGACTCCTTTTCGAGCTTGTGTTTTGAGGAGTTGGAATTATACCTCTGACAGAGCAAGGAACTGTAGATCTCTATAAGCCATTTTGATAGCAGCCACTTTATCATCTTTTCCTGGCAGCGAATATTTCTACTTATATGGTTTTCTGTCTGTATTGCTAGAAAGCTACACTCTCAGCTGTATTTATTTGGTAACACTTTGTCTTCAACCTACGGTTTTCTCTGATGGCTGTTTTACTGATAGAGCCAAGAGTTTGCAGATAGATTGCATTAAAAAGtcaaaagcataagaaaaaaaaccccacaaaaataataaatcctCTTTTAATTATAGCTGTTTCCCTGAAAATAAGTttagtttacatatttttatgtttagTACGTAAATCTATTTCCTCTAAAGTggaaattcttgaaaaaaatagtgggtttttttgttgtgtagcTTAAAGACGATATTTGAGagttgcttaaaaatatatacttaaaCCTCTGTAGTCGACATAAGATATGCAGTGACAACCCCACGTGCTGCATTCCTACTCATTTGGACCCCTGAGTGAGCCCAAGTTTCGCCCTACGTTGTGAAACCGTCGCTGCGTTTCAGCGAGCCGCAGCTCCCTGGTTCTCCACCTTTGCAGCTGAAGAGAGACGGACGTTGTCTCTCCCGCTCCACATCATCGACACAGGATTTTCAGCAGAGTTGTCGGTGCTGAAGAAATGAACTTGCCAGCCACAGCAACACTGCAATTGTTTAATTTCACGACGGAAAGTTTTGCTGAAGATGTAGTAAATGAAAGGGTTATACGCCGTTGAAGATTTGGCAAACAGACAGGGCAGGAGCGTAACAATGGGCTGTAGGGAATCGCTGGAGTTAAATATGGACCAGAAGCTGGCTGCTGCGTACGGTGTCCACGAGCTCAGGAACCCGACCGAGATGAGCACGGCCATCTGAAAGGGAAACAGGGCTTCAGTTTGCACCGGCTGGGTCTGATAACATGGTGAGTGGATGAAACCACACTTGAACCAGCTGAAATACCTGAAATTATGCTTGCTATGTTGTGACATGAGCACGGGTAACACGGGACAGTGCATATGTGCTTTTATTCCCACCTAGCAGATCTACACGGTGGGTTTCTTATGAGGCACTTGTTGTTTTCATCTCCTTCCCTGGCTCTGGCTGCAGTATGTCATGGGAGACACAGCCCAACCAGAAAGCATAGCCTGTCAATAGATTGGCCTCTAGAAAGCTTGGGTCAGTTCTGCTTTTCCATAAGAAATGAGCAGCTGAAGTGcttatttgaaaaaatgttataTTAAAGAATCCTGCTTCCATACAGAATTTCTATGTAGCTCTCACTCAGAATAGCCACTCAGTCAACTAAAAATACCTGATGACAGAACAAGACCCTCACCCCAACTATAGCACGAATGGATTCAATAGCTACTCCAGCATGAATGGAAATCTCCATCTTCATGCAAATCATGGGTACAACCGCCTCAAGAAGGTTTAACAAGCTGTGTTGTACCTACAATATATAATCCTGATCAAGCTACTGACTTGACAAGGTTTCCAGGAGCCCTCTGCTCCCCTGAGGAGTGTAGAGTATGGGTGAGACTGGAAACACATCTCCATCTTTGGTCAATACCAGACAAAAGCAATGAAGGGTCATCATGAGCCATGCATGAGCAGAGCCAGTTCTCTGCAAGCTCCTGATTACTGCAGATGCTTCTCATCACTGGGATAACTCACCAATGTCAGCTTCTTCTCCAGTTTAGCTGCATTAGGGATCCTGTCAATATTCTGGATCTCTTGGTACGCTTTGTGAACCTTCCAGGCAATTCCCAAGTAACAGGCAACGATGGTCAGTGCAGGCAGGACTGTGCACAGGAGGAACATGCTCAGGATGAATGAAAAGCCATTGGAGGAGTTGTGGAACTTGCTCCAGGCTATTGTACAGGAGATGCCAAATGGCTCAGGACCATAGTAGCCCCAGCCCACCAAGGGCAGAATGGCCCAGAACAAGGAGTAGAGCCAGATGAAAGTAATCAAGACGCGAACAGTGTTCTTGGTGATTTTGTTACCTGCAACAAAGAGGAAGAGCAAGCATATATGGACCTCATCTCAGCGACACGGTTTTTGCCATAGCTTCTCCAACAGAAGAATGGTGGCTACAAATatgcctgggctgctgctgcagttcccTAACCTTTGGTCTTCTTGAGAAACGTAACAGAGAGTGCCCATGGATTGGGTGAGACCTGAGTGCAGCCCTCAGTGCTGATCTGAAGTTTGGTATAAGTCAAGATCAACTTGACCCAAAATGCGccgtgctcccagcccagcaatGAAGGAGAACACTCCTTCCTCTCAAGTTTCAGTATGTCTGCTTGCACACGAATAGGAAGATAAGACAGTCTGGTCCAACAAAAAATTTGGGCTCTGCACCCTCAGGTAGTTTCTTGGTATTACTGAGAAGTGAGAAGCCTCGCTGTTTAATAAGGAATTTAATCAGATCCTTCTAGGAACATTAGAGGTTTGATACTGGACTAAAAGTTGAGGCTTATTCCTACAGTTATTGAACTGGTACTCCATGCCATATTCAGCAAATATCTCTCTGAACATAATAGCCCAAACGCACCACTACAAGGTTACCAGAAACGTAATTACTTACTGTTAGATTTGGACGAATTGGTAACAAGGAATCGAATCACGGCCATGGCGCACAGGGTCATCATGCTGCAGACACCAAAAAGGAAACCCATCAGGGCATAATATATGCAGGACGCATCTCCTCCCAGCCAAGCGTGGTTCCAGGCAGATGCAATGGCCAGCGGATACATGCTGATTGCCATTCCAATATCTGCTACTGCCAAGTTGACTGTAAGCAGCTCCGGAGACTTGAGGAGGGAAGAGCGCTTCACAGCTGTAGCAAGGACGGCTGAATTTCCAAGGATTGTCAAGATGGCTGGAAGAGAAGAATCAGCACAGACAATAACGTCACATAGTTAGCACACCTGTGAAATGCTTATATgtaaaaaggatgtgaaaaatgCCGGTCGTTGGCCTGGGACTAAAGTctagaagacaggacagactgggAGACTAGCCAGAATTCAGCATCTCCCAGGCCAACGCAGTACTGTGCTGGTGCTTTGAAAACACGCTGGTGTGTATCTGCTATGAAACCTGGTTCTTCTGCTGGCGAGGAAGCTTGTTCTCTTAGACAGCAGATAGGAAACACCACCTGGATGGCATTTCTGAGAGCTGCCCCACAGCTCGGCATCCTCACCACCGCATCCGCTCTTGCTTCAGCCAGCTCCTGGGTTTCAATTCCTGCCTCCCCGCCAGACAGGGACTTCCCAGTCAGGCTGTGTTTCCACTGTGGACCTCCTAGAGCAAAGAGCGCTTCACATTTCTGTTCGCAGCCTCCTGTGGTGCTGGCCAGCCTCACTGACGGGGGGAAATTTTGTCATATGAATAGTAGACCGTGTCTTTACCCTTCCTATCACCACACTCTAGCTCTTCATTTCCATGTCACACCCCCCTCTCCATGCACTACATCCCACCTATTCCCCGAGGCTCCTATCATGTCAATAGCCCACACCCATTCCCTTCACTCTCACAGGATCTGGCACAACATCCTGCCAAGTAAAACGGGCCTATCCACCTTCCTTTTTCCCGGTAATATCCCTGCTTACTTCTCCTTCCTACTGAAGAACTCCAGCTGTCCTGCCTGCTTGTCCCCTCCTCCCACCTGGTGCCCTCCACCTCCCACAGCCTTCCCTCTTCGCAACGTATCTCCCACCGGAGCCCCAGCACAAGCCTCCTGGTCTCTGAGCTGCCTTGATAGTCGATATGTTGCTGCAGCTCAGGGTCCTCGCTGGTCAAGCGGTTGAGAATCACTACGTGCCGCCGTTCAGACACCCACATTGttgtgggggtccctgggtgcagTCAGGCAGAGCATAGAAATTGTTTAGCCAGCGGCACGCAGCAGACCAGAGATTGCTTTGCAAAAGGACCTGTCAGACATACATTATTCAGATATGCCACGGGGCTTCAAAGCGTTCATGACAACAGTGTCAAAAGTACACGTAGCAaacatctcttttctttcaagtgaACATCGTGCTGGAGCTACGTTTTGATCAAAGGTTTTCCTGAGAAGGTGTCCTCTAAAGTCAGAAGTGAAATagggaaacagaaaaagattCTGTCATGTTCCCTTGTGGCTGTGAGAGCAGAAAGGCTGCATTTGCTCACAGACACCCCATAATAAAGTGCCCACAGAGGAATTAATAAAGGCACATGCAACAAAATGGAATAAATACATTGGCATAAATCCAAGAACGGGAAGAGATGCCAAGAGAAAGCCTTAAACAGAACAGAGATACAAATCTGAGACCCTGCATCCCTCATTCATTCGCTTTCTAACCACACACACTCACTTGGCACCTCTGGATATGCTTGAAGAGTTCCCTGAGCTCTCAAGAATTCTCTGTCTGCACACGCAGAGATGCCCATGGTGGCTTGGCATGGGACCTCTTGCTGACAGAGAGCAACCTGTGGCTTGGTGGGAAGAGCACTCTCCTGCCAAATGAGAGCCGCAGGCTGGGACATCCTCAGGCTTCAGGAGGAAAATGAAGCCACCTCACTGCCTTCTGAGAGAGCCCCAACCACCACGCGAGACGTAAGAAGTAGCTCTTAGTCTCACCATTAGAGGTGGACATCCAGGCCCACCCTCTCTTTTACTCTGACAGATGCTATTCCCCTCCATCCCACTCCCATTTGGATGGCACGGGACAAAACTCCGCAAGAGTGGGCTAGTATCAAAGAGCAGAGAGGCTTGTGGCGAGTGCTGCAGCCCGTGCCTGGCCTTGCTGTTCCCTAATGAAAACGTAATTTCAGGGGACAAAGGTGGCAAAGCTACGGATAAATACAACACGGTTTCCAGTTAAGCTCACTGCTTCGTATATGGGATGTAGTGAGCCTGGCTGCCGCACGGAGCTCTTGAGCCAATGCTGGAAGCTATGCCTGAAGCTTAGGAGCCTAAAAGCCCTTTAGGAGAGGTGTGAGACTGTAGCTTGGTGGCCCAAGAGCAATGTCAGCACGGggagctccagctccagcctccaACCCCTCCAGTTGCTGCCCCGTCCCATTACCCTAACTGCATCTACATATTTACGTTGTGAGAAGGGAGCTGGCATCCTGACTTGGATTAAAAGAAACCCCCTTCGTTGTTTTGCAGATAGTGATTTTTCTGACCCTGAGTTGTACTCTCTGCTGTCAGCACAACCGCGGGGACAGCACGGTGCCGCGCAGCGCAGGGAGAAGCGTGCAGGAACCGGGGGGAGATGCGAAATGGTAAAGCCCAGCGTTGCTGCCCAAAGCCTTTCTATTAAAGCACATAAAATTATATGCTTGTTCTTCTTAAATGCACCTCAACCAGGGTTTTCAAATGAGCTGAAGGGAGGAAGGTACTCGCATCTTAGCAAAATTCAGTTGGACTGCATGCCTAAACCAATTCCGCTCCTCTCCAAATCTACACCGATAGTAAACAAATCACCTGGGTACGTGCAAcaaacagacaaggaagaaaacgCTTAGCTAAaaccatgctggagcagactTGAACATATCCCCACTTGTATTTCATTGTAAATCTGCCTTCAGCAGGGCAAACAGGCCGTTATGAAAACCAGAACTGCTATTCGGAAACTCTTTGCTATTTTATACCAGTTTATCCTACCAAGACACAGCTGCTTTTCACACATAATGAAACCCCCCGCCAAGGGTCAGACCAAAGCCGCTCTCCCCTGATCAGTCTCATGAAACGGGCTGCCTCATCTCTCCCTTCACAGGGCTGAGATGCCAGGATAAGAGGTAGACAACTTATTTTGAATACTTCTGACGCCGCAGAGGCAAACTTCTGCTGGCAAGTCTTCAGCATCGAAACGAAAGATTGCAAATCTGAGAGCGGAGATTAATCCTGGCAACCAACCGACTCAAAGGCAATAAGCAGGAACCTGTGCGGAAACAGATTTTCTACCATTTCCCTCCAGCTTCCTCTGGCTGACGGCAGCACGGACGGGGCAGCCCTGGCGTCTGCTCCGAGGCTTGAAGCAAAGAGGCAGGTTGTGATGGCAGAACTCACCTATGATCAGAAGAAAGACCCCAGCTCCATAATCCACTACCGGGTGGAGTTTGGAAATGTATTGCTCCTCCATTGTCCCTTGTGGAAGTGGGTGAAGGTTTTAAATCAAAGGCGAAGTGACTGTAGGGGCAAAGAGACCCTTCCTCATGGCTTGCCTGCTGCAGATGTGAGCCGGGCAGTTGGGTGCTGTCTGTGTGAAAGGAcccttctgctttctcctctctccctccctctgcgtGGCAGGGGAGAAGCCTGGAGTGAGAGAAAGGCTCCCTCCCAGGGGAGACAGAGTGAAAGCCAGGCAGAGCCACTGCCAGAGCGATCCCGCCTGCCTGGCTGCCTGGCTGGCAGAGCATCTCTCCACCCACCCCCTCCTCTCACACCGCTCTGCTCCTTGGCTTGTCAAGCAACTTCACAGTGCAAATCCCTTCAGACTGCCATCGCTGAGCAAAAACAATCGTCGTTCAACCATCGGCAGCCTTGGGAAATAAATCCAGGCTGAGGGAtcaggcaggggaaggaaggttgggagttttgttttccagctttaTGGCTGCGTATGGGAAACACAAGGTTGGAGTGGGGGGATCTCTATGTTGAAGTGTTAGAGGAAAGCTGTTTGCTGCAGGGGTTCGGAAGGAGTCCTGAAGGCAGGACTTTCAGAGCAgctccagggcagagctggaggatgCTCAGTCCGGTGAGCGCAGCTGCAGAGCACCAGAGCAGAACCAAGCTCTGAGTTCACCCTAGTGACACTCCAGTGTTTTTACTTGGCAAGCAACCAGAGCAACGCCTCACATCCAAGTTTACCTTCTCCTTATAATATCTGAGCTTAAAATCATCATAATGCTCTCTCAGTCTTTATAAACAATGCTAAGTTTTGCTCCAGGCTCCAAATATGTGTTACAGGCTCATCTATCAATTTACATACGCAAGTCTTGATTTTGGTGCATGCAATTTACAGCTCTGTAGTTGCAATGCCATTAAGTTGACTTTTAGCCTGGACAGCATCCAGCCAGCATATTGAAGAGCTGATCTATTCTAAATTATTTAATTCCAGTACCTGGATATGCTAAGCTGCATTAGCATCATTCTCTGCTTGGCCTCTTTTACTCTGTTCAGACACAGGGAATTTTAAGATCCCCAAGAGCACGTAGGCACCTCATGTGCAATCTAGATGGAATTTAGATGCTTAAATATAGCAGTAACCGCCTAAATTCTGGAATCCTCAGGAATCTGAGAGACTTTAAAAGCTTTGAGTTTCACCAGAAAGCAAAACTGGCCATGCACAGATAGGCTGCCACCTCAGCTTTGGTGCATGTCTCTGTGCTTGTTCCCTGCTGAAGCTGTCTGGGATTTTACACACCAGGGATCCCTGCACTGAAAACTTTGAGGAGTTTAATTCAGCAACCAGGTACATGCCACACAACACATATAGCACAGGGCTCAGTAGCACTCACAGCCTTCTCAGGGCACGTTTGTCCTAAAAGCTTAGCCATCCTCCCTGAAACGGAGAAATCGGTTTCCTCCTCTGGGTTCAGAGGCTTGAATACATGTTTTTCCTGCAAGGGTGTTTTATTCTGCGGTTTATAGATGCATTGGGGTGAGGAAAACGCCGTAACAGAAAGGTGCTTTCCTCTCCAGTTGAAGCTGGACTGCACCACACCTAAGTCACAAGATtggagggagagaaaacaaatggtATCTGACTCCCCATGATGCTGAAGAGAGCCCTCGCTCCAAAAGTTGTTAATATATTCCACAATGCACAGCTATGGCATAAAGAACTATGCAGGGGTAATGGTGGTTCAGTATTGGCCGCTAGCTACAGCCTCAAAGTGAACCAATCTTACAGAGGTGCTGCTCAGGGTATAGTTATcacttcagagaaacaaaatcccTGTATCTGGGACCACGGCCCCACATCAGGATTCCCCACTGTCAGCATGCTGGGTGTTACGAATTTTGTTCTCACTGAATCTGCCTCCAGCACTGAACAGAGAACTCGGATACCAAATTCAGCACTAATTCTGCTGTCACAGACACAAACCTCATTTTAAGGAGACTGAGCCCTACTAACAGTTAGGTGGTTTCACCAGCCCACAGCAATGCACTAGGTCCCAAGTCCTGCTGCCAGGAGCTGGATGTAGGCAAGATAtagcagaggagagcagagaggggaTGTCTGTTTTTCCATCAGAGAATAGATATTGCACCTCCTACTATTATCAGAGTGGAGGTTTCAAGAGATATTACAACCCAGTGATTCCCATCCTCAGAAACCATTTTCCTGTGCTAAACTACTTCTTGACTGAGGCTTATGTGTAGTCAGCTCAAGTGTTTCTGAAAAATTCCCCTAACCCATCCCATGTTGCTCCAAAGTCAGCAGAAGCACAATGGAGTCTGCATGTATTCGTGGCATAGATAAGTTCAAGGAAATGGAACGGTCCACCGGTTCTTCTCCAGAGCTTATAAAATtccaattcagtgatagaaattGCTGGTCTGAAAAATCTGAGCAGATAAGACAAAAAGGTTTCAAAGTTCCTGTTTAAACTGGACAGCTAGGAAGGCATGAGTTATGGGTAGAGGGAAGACAAAACGAGCAGGAGGCACTTTGACTCTTATCTGGGGGAAGAGAGACTGATGTTCCAAACCTTGATCCAATGAAAAGAgcacacagaatcacagaaccactGAGGCGGGAAGGcacctctgaagatcatctagtccaagcccgcTGCTCCAAACAGGATCAGCTACAGCAGGCTGCTCAaggctgtgtccagttgggttttgtgtatctctaaggatggagactccacaacaggTGGAGCTCCTCtgtgggcaacttgttccagtgcccCCCTGTAGTCTCATACAAAGTCTCATATGGTTTTTGAATAATGACACCACCTAACTCAAGAAATCAAGCACCTACTCGTTAGCTGTTCAGTGCAGATGTCCTTCACCGAATGTTCCTTGGCAGCAGATAGTCAGCTGAATGTGGTTGGTTGCTGCAATGCTTCTCAAACCTCGGGTGTATAAGCAAGTGAGTATCAGTTTAGACTAGGAAGGTAGGATACATgcaatatttattataaaa
The genomic region above belongs to Calonectris borealis chromosome 3, bCalBor7.hap1.2, whole genome shotgun sequence and contains:
- the LOC142079933 gene encoding opsin-5-like yields the protein MGISACADREFLRAQGTLQAYPEVPTILTILGNSAVLATAVKRSSLLKSPELLTVNLAVADIGMAISMYPLAIASAWNHAWLGGDASCIYYALMGFLFGVCSMMTLCAMAVIRFLVTNSSKSNSNKITKNTVRVLITFIWLYSLFWAILPLVGWGYYGPEPFGISCTIAWSKFHNSSNGFSFILSMFLLCTVLPALTIVACYLGIAWKVHKAYQEIQNIDRIPNAAKLEKKLTLMAVLISVGFLSSWTPYAAASFWSIFNSSDSLQPIVTLLPCLFAKSSTAYNPFIYYIFSKTFRREIKQLQCCCGWQVHFFSTDNSAENPVSMMWSGRDNVRLSSAAKVENQGAAAR